From the Deltaproteobacteria bacterium genome, one window contains:
- the lipA gene encoding lipoyl synthase, producing the protein CPNQGECFTQGTATFLILGRICTRNCTFCAIPSEERPPAPDPEEPQRIVEAASELGLTHVVVTSVTRDDLEDGGASHFAKTVRALKRTESTIVVEVLIPDFQGSFESLKIVADSGPDIVNHNLETVPRLYPEVRPQADYRRSLHLLKTVKEIDPGRVTKSGLMLGLGEQRDEVLEVMNDLRKISCDLLTLGQYLQPSGRHHPVVRYIPPEEFEDLRCAGEKMGFKAVFSAPLVRSSFHAAEVFKKIYLATEGTEVTEKIMNQRSK; encoded by the coding sequence TGCCCGAACCAGGGTGAGTGTTTTACCCAGGGAACCGCAACCTTCTTAATCCTGGGCCGTATCTGCACCCGAAACTGTACCTTTTGCGCCATTCCTTCAGAAGAGCGGCCACCGGCGCCGGACCCCGAAGAACCCCAACGAATTGTCGAGGCGGCGTCAGAGTTGGGGCTTACCCACGTGGTGGTCACCTCGGTGACCCGGGATGACCTGGAGGATGGCGGCGCTTCCCACTTTGCTAAGACCGTGAGAGCCCTTAAGAGAACTGAATCCACCATCGTCGTGGAGGTGCTGATCCCTGATTTTCAAGGCTCCTTCGAATCCTTGAAGATCGTCGCGGATAGTGGCCCGGACATTGTCAACCACAACTTAGAAACCGTGCCCCGCCTCTATCCGGAGGTCCGCCCGCAGGCTGATTACCGCAGGTCCCTTCACCTTTTAAAAACGGTCAAGGAGATCGATCCGGGAAGAGTCACCAAATCCGGGCTGATGCTGGGATTGGGGGAGCAGAGGGATGAAGTTTTGGAGGTCATGAACGATCTAAGGAAAATCTCCTGCGATCTTCTGACCCTGGGCCAGTATCTGCAACCATCGGGCAGGCATCACCCGGTCGTTCGATATATTCCGCCGGAGGAATTCGAAGACCTGCGTTGCGCAGGTGAAAAGATGGGATTCAAAGCGGTCTTTTCCGCCCCCCTGGTCCGCAGCTCGTTCCACGCGGCCGAGGTATTTAAGAAAATCTATTTAGCCACAGAGGGCACAGAGGTCACCGAGAAGATTATGAATCAAAGATCAAAATGA